A window from Anomalospiza imberbis isolate Cuckoo-Finch-1a 21T00152 chromosome 8, ASM3175350v1, whole genome shotgun sequence encodes these proteins:
- the CCNJ gene encoding cyclin-J, translating to MELEAQWWTGQLAADIHQALRYKELKLPSYKGQSPQLHLRRYFADLIAIVSNRFRLCPAARHLAVYLLDLFMDRYDISTQQLHVVALSCLLLASKFEEKEDSVPKLEQLNSLGCMTNMNLVLTKQNLLHMELLLLETFQWNLCLPTAAHFIDYYLSIAVHETDLHDGWPMVCLEKTKLYMAKYADYFLEVSLQDHEFLNYAPSLVATACVASSRIILRLSPTWPTRLHHLTAYSWDFLVPCIERLLIAHDNDVKEANKQKGQQAQSAQHAVFQPPAPSAQQANAQQHVPQYLQAHQSSLQYHHPASQQQSCQQILSSTHAASYPLQTCPAALQTSAQARGHVQTGAAMSLAVPLEVKPCISVSYNRTYQVNGRYSCITPCFER from the exons aTGGAGCTGGAGGCGCAGTGGTGGACAGGACAGCTGGCGGCTGATATCCACCAAGCGCTTCGATACAAG GAGCTAAAGCTGCCCTCTTACAAAGGCCAGTCTCCCCAGTTACACCTGAGAAGATACTTTGCAGACCTGATTGCCATTGTGAGCAACCGGTTCAGGCTCTGTCCTGCTGCGCGCCACCTGGCTGTGTACCTGCTGGACCTCTTCATGGACCGCTATGACATATCCACACAGCAACTGCACGTGGTTGCTCTGTCCTGTTTGCTTCTAGCAA GTAAAtttgaagaaaaggaagacagTGTGCCCAAACTTGAACAGTTGAACAGCCTGGGTTGTATGACTAACATGAATTTGGTACTAACAAAACAGAATTTGCTTCATATGGAGTTGTTGTTGCTAGAAACATTTCAGTGGAATTTGTGCCTCCCTACTGCTGCTCATTTCATCGACTATTATCTTTCTATTGCTGTCCATGAGACTGATCTTCATGATGGCTGGCCAATGGTTTGCTTAGAGAAGACTAAGTTATATATGGCAAAATATGCTGATTACTTTCTGGAAGTATCGTTGCAAG atcatgaatttttaaattatgcccCTTCTTTAGTTGCTACTGCATGTGTAGCTTCTTCAAGGATTATCTTGCGTCTCTCACCCACGTGGCCTACGCGGCTGCATCACCTGACTGCCTACTCCTGGGACTTCCTGGTGCCATGTATTGAGCGACTCTTAAT TGCGCATGATAATGATGTGAAAGAAGCAAACAAGCAGAAAGGACAACAGGCTCAGTCTGCCCAGCACGCTGTGTTTCAGCCCCCAGCTCCAAGTGCCCAGCAGGCCAACGCTCAGCAGCACGTACCACAGTACCTGCAGGCTCATCAGTCTTCACTGCAGTACCACCACCCAGCatcacagcagcaaagctgccAGCAGATATTATCATCCACTCACGCAGCCTCTTACCCGCTCCAGACCTGCCCTGCTGCCTTACAGACCAGTGCTCAGGCTCGAGGCCACGTCCAGACCGGCGCTGCCATGTCGCTGGCTGTGCCACTGGAAGTGAAGCCATGTATAAGCGTCTCCTACAACCGGACATACCAAGTGAATGGACGATACTCCTGTATTACTCCCTGCTTTGAGAGGTGA